From Denitrovibrio acetiphilus DSM 12809, the proteins below share one genomic window:
- a CDS encoding sulfite exporter TauE/SafE family protein → MLLLPFALGALSWFFSTLAGGGGAMIFVPVAGMFFSIQTIAPVVAVAGLLSGLSRIILYRRSINIRVSLLVIPGVITGAVSGAYLFSFVNPILIAYCLAVFYLLNGVWALFFREKKLFKVKNWYFPIAGAISSFISGIVGVGGPLMNPFYLNYGMQKEMLLGTKAAVVIVMQLFKAGTYTTVGMMDSGVLLIGSIAGIGAVAGNYLGRRFLKKISDRTFSVTVNLMLILCACIVVFKNIV, encoded by the coding sequence ATGCTTTTATTACCTTTTGCCTTAGGTGCTTTGTCTTGGTTTTTCAGTACGCTGGCAGGAGGAGGAGGGGCAATGATTTTTGTCCCTGTTGCCGGAATGTTTTTTTCGATTCAGACAATTGCTCCTGTTGTTGCTGTTGCAGGTTTGTTATCTGGTTTGAGCAGAATAATTTTATACCGAAGATCAATTAATATTAGAGTCTCACTGCTTGTTATACCCGGCGTCATAACCGGAGCAGTATCGGGAGCATACCTATTCTCTTTTGTTAACCCGATATTGATTGCATATTGCCTGGCTGTTTTTTATTTATTGAATGGAGTATGGGCACTTTTTTTCAGAGAAAAGAAGCTGTTTAAAGTTAAAAACTGGTACTTCCCAATAGCTGGGGCGATTTCTTCTTTTATATCGGGAATTGTTGGTGTCGGCGGTCCTCTAATGAACCCGTTTTACCTCAACTATGGTATGCAAAAGGAGATGCTACTAGGCACCAAAGCTGCTGTCGTTATAGTTATGCAATTATTCAAAGCAGGCACGTACACGACAGTGGGTATGATGGATTCAGGAGTCTTGCTTATTGGTTCTATTGCAGGAATTGGGGCTGTTGCGGGCAATTATCTTGGTCGTAGATTCCTCAAGAAAATTAGTGACAGGACGTTCTCCGTAACAGTTAATCTGATGCTTATTCTTTGTGCGTGTATTGTTGTTTTTAAAAACATAGTATAA
- a CDS encoding helix-turn-helix transcriptional regulator, with protein MKSRDELSVEDISEILKISKSKVYSLIKSGELPSYKVGRKIRFSEDDIKSYIKGLKQASTPVTHKAIGGTANKGFVLCGQDIILDILSNYMRQHNTPALRAYIGSYDSLIALYRNQVSVASAHLWDSDTDTYNVPYVRRLLPGIPAVIVHLTCRIQGFYVAKGNPKNITKWDDFGRDDITMVNREQGSGSRVLLDENLRLLGIFGRDISGYEKEIQSHLTVASVVASGKADVAIGSEKIAKQVEGIDFVPIKKERYDLVFKREDMGTPEIASLLSIIRSDTFRDEFSHIGGYDTKDMGKIVIEF; from the coding sequence ATGAAATCAAGAGATGAGCTTTCCGTAGAAGATATTAGTGAAATACTAAAAATCAGTAAGAGCAAGGTTTATAGCTTGATAAAGAGTGGAGAATTGCCATCTTACAAAGTTGGACGGAAAATTCGTTTTTCAGAAGATGATATCAAATCGTATATTAAAGGTCTGAAGCAAGCGAGTACGCCTGTTACGCATAAAGCAATCGGTGGTACGGCGAATAAAGGGTTCGTCTTATGTGGTCAGGATATAATATTGGATATACTCTCAAATTATATGCGGCAGCATAATACACCTGCATTGCGGGCGTACATTGGGAGCTACGATAGCCTTATTGCTCTTTATCGGAATCAGGTTAGTGTAGCATCAGCCCATCTTTGGGACAGCGACACTGATACCTATAATGTGCCTTATGTGCGGAGGCTGCTGCCTGGAATTCCTGCTGTTATTGTTCACCTGACTTGCCGCATTCAAGGTTTTTATGTTGCCAAAGGAAATCCAAAAAATATAACTAAATGGGACGACTTTGGACGTGACGATATTACTATGGTTAACCGTGAGCAAGGTTCAGGCTCTAGGGTCTTGCTGGATGAAAACCTGAGACTTCTGGGTATTTTTGGAAGAGACATTTCAGGATATGAAAAAGAAATCCAATCTCATTTAACGGTTGCAAGCGTTGTTGCTTCAGGAAAGGCTGATGTTGCTATTGGTTCAGAGAAGATAGCGAAACAAGTTGAAGGTATTGATTTTGTCCCAATTAAAAAGGAACGTTATGACTTAGTATTTAAAAGAGAAGATATGGGTACCCCTGAGATTGCATCGTTGTTGAGCATAATACGTTCAGACACTTTTAGAGATGAATTTTCTCATATTGGCGGTTACGACACAAAAGATATGGGGAAAATAGTTATTGAATTTTAA
- a CDS encoding type I glyceraldehyde-3-phosphate dehydrogenase, producing MIKKIAINGFGRIGRVLFKQIINDNRYEIKIINDPASTEMMSYLLKHDTTLGTMDMHNEVETGCDFIAVNGKHIHITHEIAPDSLSWGKHDIDVVIDCSGAYLTKIKAQKHLDAGAKKVILSAPAGHEIPTVVYGVNTEILTPDDRIISAASCSTNALAPMVQALSRYANILAGNMLTVHGYTASQVLVDNAQKNNDFRRSRAAACNIIPTSAEAATAVGRVIPSLNGKLYGSAVRVPVQAGCYINFIAEIQRKNATIEELNDVMESASSEFFGYTEEELVSSDIIGIRYASLFDATQTEVCRTSQNTFQTKLSAWFDNESSFVSQIIRCLSIDPSKINKTIY from the coding sequence ATGATTAAAAAAATTGCAATTAACGGGTTCGGAAGAATAGGCAGAGTTTTATTTAAACAGATCATTAACGATAATAGATATGAAATAAAAATAATAAACGACCCCGCATCTACAGAGATGATGTCTTACTTGCTAAAACATGACACTACTCTCGGCACAATGGACATGCACAATGAAGTAGAGACAGGCTGTGATTTCATAGCAGTAAATGGAAAACATATACATATAACTCATGAAATTGCTCCAGATAGTCTGTCATGGGGCAAACATGATATCGATGTTGTAATCGACTGTTCAGGAGCTTACCTTACTAAAATTAAAGCACAAAAGCATCTTGATGCAGGGGCAAAGAAAGTTATATTATCAGCTCCTGCTGGTCATGAAATACCAACTGTAGTATACGGAGTTAATACAGAAATTTTGACACCTGATGACCGTATAATCTCAGCAGCATCTTGCTCTACAAATGCCCTTGCGCCAATGGTGCAAGCATTAAGCAGATATGCCAATATCTTAGCGGGAAACATGCTTACTGTTCACGGATATACAGCAAGCCAAGTTCTTGTGGATAACGCACAAAAAAATAATGACTTTAGACGCTCAAGAGCCGCAGCATGCAATATCATCCCCACCTCAGCAGAAGCAGCTACAGCAGTAGGAAGAGTTATTCCTTCTTTAAACGGCAAGCTATATGGTTCTGCTGTCAGAGTCCCAGTACAAGCAGGATGTTATATAAATTTCATTGCCGAAATACAAAGAAAAAATGCTACAATAGAAGAACTCAATGATGTAATGGAATCTGCATCCTCAGAATTTTTTGGATATACAGAAGAAGAATTAGTTTCTTCTGATATCATAGGCATTCGTTATGCATCACTTTTTGATGCGACACAAACAGAAGTGTGTAGGACATCTCAGAATACTTTCCAGACAAAACTATCAGCATGGTTTGATAATGAAAGCTCTTTTGTATCACAAATTATTCGCTGTTTAAGCATTGATCCTTCTAAGATTAATAAGACTATATATTAG
- the istA gene encoding IS21 family transposase, with the protein MHDILDILRRRKHGDGFKTIAKARKMSRNTIRKYIELAVTLGFESDSEPPLEEIAYGVYRKVYGDGSRPVSECRKVLIPYKEKLEHWLSEERLTMTKIHSLLKRHGVSVSYDTLRRYLHEDLGFFKHNTVRMPETAPGEYAEVDFGRLGLLYDPETDRRRVVHALIVTLPYSRYQYVHLCHSMKFQEVITGLESAWEFFGGVPAKVIVDNMKTAIDKADRYDAQFNRYFYEYACYRGFIIDPARAVAPKDKPKVERNVSYVRDNFFKGETFRSLSHAQEAADAWCRTVSGMRIHGTTKKHPRIVFDMEEQANLLPLEQERYDVPFWGTCKVHPDHHIRIQSALYSVPTVYIGKEVSVRLDSKLVRIYHKEQQIKVHSRMKKGKRSTDTSDYPEEKRGYTMKSCEYHIYKAKEVGFYCGEFMERLLSGDFPWQNLRQAQKLIRDADKYGHGRMEQACQRAVSFDLINVYRVVNIIELSMQNNEVEKSSCKVLKPAKFTRNKNYFYEGGHDDTIK; encoded by the coding sequence ATGCACGACATCCTGGATATTCTACGACGCAGAAAGCATGGCGACGGCTTTAAGACGATCGCCAAGGCTCGCAAGATGTCTAGAAACACCATCAGGAAATACATAGAACTGGCTGTCACTTTGGGTTTCGAAAGTGACAGTGAGCCACCACTGGAGGAGATCGCATACGGTGTCTACCGCAAAGTATACGGAGACGGTTCTCGCCCAGTCAGTGAGTGCCGTAAAGTTCTTATTCCATACAAAGAGAAACTGGAACACTGGCTGAGTGAAGAGCGCCTCACTATGACCAAGATTCATTCTCTTCTTAAGCGTCATGGTGTTTCTGTAAGCTATGACACACTGCGCCGCTACCTTCATGAAGATCTTGGTTTCTTTAAGCACAACACAGTCCGCATGCCTGAAACTGCTCCAGGCGAATACGCAGAGGTTGATTTCGGTCGTCTGGGGCTTTTATATGACCCTGAGACAGACAGAAGGCGTGTGGTCCATGCATTGATAGTGACTTTGCCTTACAGCCGCTATCAGTATGTTCACCTTTGCCATAGCATGAAATTCCAGGAAGTAATCACCGGTCTGGAATCAGCCTGGGAATTCTTCGGCGGTGTTCCTGCGAAAGTGATTGTCGACAACATGAAGACAGCCATAGATAAGGCAGACCGTTATGATGCGCAGTTCAACCGCTACTTTTATGAGTATGCTTGTTACCGTGGATTTATCATAGACCCTGCAAGGGCAGTTGCTCCGAAAGACAAGCCTAAAGTTGAAAGAAATGTATCATATGTCAGAGATAACTTCTTTAAAGGAGAGACATTCAGGAGCCTTTCCCATGCACAGGAAGCAGCAGATGCCTGGTGCAGAACTGTCTCCGGCATGCGTATACATGGCACAACTAAAAAGCATCCCCGCATTGTATTTGATATGGAAGAGCAGGCGAATCTGCTCCCTCTGGAACAGGAGCGTTACGATGTACCTTTCTGGGGAACCTGCAAAGTGCATCCAGACCATCATATCCGTATTCAAAGCGCTCTTTATTCTGTCCCCACTGTATACATAGGCAAAGAGGTTTCTGTAAGGCTGGACAGCAAGCTGGTTCGCATTTACCACAAAGAGCAGCAGATAAAGGTGCATAGTCGTATGAAAAAAGGTAAACGCTCAACAGACACCAGTGACTATCCTGAAGAGAAACGTGGATACACCATGAAGAGCTGTGAATATCATATTTATAAGGCTAAAGAAGTAGGTTTCTACTGCGGAGAATTTATGGAGCGTCTGCTATCCGGTGACTTCCCATGGCAGAATCTAAGGCAGGCTCAGAAACTCATCCGGGATGCTGATAAATATGGTCATGGTCGTATGGAGCAGGCATGTCAGCGGGCAGTAAGCTTCGACCTCATCAATGTGTACAGAGTAGTAAATATAATTGAGCTCTCTATGCAGAATAATGAGGTAGAAAAATCTTCCTGTAAAGTGCTGAAACCCGCTAAATTTACACGCAATAAAAACTATTTCTACGAAGGAGGTCACGATGACACTATCAAATGA
- the istB gene encoding IS21-like element helper ATPase IstB, whose product MTLSNELKQTVKKLRLSGILATLPERMAYAKQQHLTYAEFLELVMQDEVDRRLHNQVDNQMKKAGINPFETLERYDFDAPVQVDREMIKGLFGLNFIEEKDNVMLCGPVGVGKTYLANALAHAAVRRGKKVLMVRAEKLFKRLQQSRADYSYEKALLGFITPDMLIIDDFGLKALNEQQSTDFYEIVVERYGRASTVITSNRDTDEWLELFHDPILANSALDRLVHNAYRVVIEGESYRKIKSRKKLI is encoded by the coding sequence ATGACACTATCAAATGAACTGAAACAGACAGTAAAAAAACTAAGGCTGTCGGGAATACTGGCTACTTTACCGGAACGGATGGCTTATGCCAAACAGCAGCACCTGACATATGCAGAGTTTCTTGAGTTGGTAATGCAGGATGAAGTGGACAGGCGTCTTCATAACCAGGTGGATAATCAAATGAAAAAAGCTGGTATTAACCCCTTTGAGACACTGGAGAGATATGACTTCGACGCTCCGGTGCAGGTAGACAGAGAAATGATCAAAGGACTGTTCGGTCTGAATTTTATTGAGGAAAAAGATAACGTGATGCTGTGCGGACCTGTCGGTGTTGGTAAAACATATCTGGCAAATGCATTGGCCCACGCTGCTGTGCGAAGAGGTAAAAAAGTCCTGATGGTCAGAGCAGAGAAACTTTTTAAAAGACTGCAGCAGTCCAGAGCTGACTACTCCTATGAGAAGGCTCTGCTTGGATTTATTACTCCCGATATGCTTATTATAGATGACTTCGGACTGAAGGCATTGAATGAACAACAGTCTACTGACTTCTATGAGATTGTTGTGGAAAGGTACGGGAGAGCATCTACTGTGATCACAAGCAACAGGGATACGGATGAATGGCTGGAACTATTCCATGACCCGATTCTCGCAAACTCGGCACTCGACAGGTTGGTGCATAATGCATACAGAGTTGTCATTGAGGGTGAGAGCTATAGAAAAATTAAATCCAGAAAAAAGTTGATTTAA
- the istA gene encoding IS21 family transposase gives MTRLTMSEIKEVIRLRYINQLSIRQISVSTGIPKSTVSDYVNRFRITGLKAEELSSVSEDELYSRLFPERSMPLKRTFPMPDLDYIAREKRRKGVTWLLLWQEYKSVHPDGYNYTQFKEYCKKHISRLSPTMRQIYNAGEIMFVDYSGLTMDIVDRYTGEVSEAQIFVSALGASGAVFVHATESQKKESFILSHSLAFEYYGAVSKTVVPDNLKSAITKHTRDVLTVNSSYSDMAKYYGCAVIPARPAKPQDKAKVEQAVQGIQRWILAKLRNRLFNTVQELNSAISPLTEVYNNKVIRGIGKSRLELLDEIDRPEMLSLPKERYQYREYLIRHVGFDYHVDVSGSRYSVPYKLIKNKVDVWHSATTVEIYHKGDPIAIHPKSKRGSTLTEHMPPNHVMWQEKWNPTRILNWAGSIGLDTARLMKNILDSRSHPANAYRTCIAILSRAKNHDKNDFNMACKKAVEIRAYSVKSLESILSSKIYLEKNDKNTAPLSNHNNVRGRDYYKEEDKCQS, from the coding sequence ATGACGAGGTTAACAATGAGCGAGATCAAAGAGGTAATACGCCTAAGATATATAAACCAGCTTTCCATCCGTCAGATATCGGTATCAACCGGAATCCCTAAATCAACGGTATCAGACTATGTGAACCGTTTCCGGATAACTGGTCTTAAAGCTGAGGAACTGTCGTCGGTTTCCGAAGATGAACTGTACAGCCGTCTTTTTCCGGAAAGGTCAATGCCTTTGAAGCGAACCTTTCCAATGCCCGATCTGGATTATATCGCCAGAGAGAAACGTCGCAAGGGAGTCACCTGGCTTCTCCTATGGCAGGAATATAAGTCCGTCCATCCCGACGGCTATAACTACACTCAGTTCAAAGAGTACTGCAAGAAACACATATCCCGTCTAAGTCCAACCATGCGTCAGATATACAACGCCGGTGAAATAATGTTCGTAGACTATTCCGGTCTGACAATGGATATAGTAGACCGCTATACAGGAGAAGTGAGCGAGGCACAGATATTTGTATCCGCTCTCGGAGCATCCGGAGCTGTGTTTGTGCATGCAACAGAAAGCCAGAAGAAAGAATCATTCATACTGTCACACAGTCTTGCGTTTGAATATTACGGCGCAGTCTCAAAGACCGTAGTACCGGACAATCTTAAATCAGCAATAACTAAACACACCAGAGATGTTCTTACGGTCAACAGCAGCTACTCAGACATGGCTAAGTATTACGGTTGTGCAGTCATCCCCGCCAGACCTGCAAAACCTCAGGACAAAGCAAAGGTGGAGCAGGCAGTTCAGGGGATACAGCGATGGATACTTGCAAAGCTCAGGAACAGACTGTTTAACACCGTGCAGGAACTGAACTCTGCCATATCTCCGCTTACTGAGGTCTATAACAATAAAGTCATAAGAGGCATAGGCAAGAGCCGTCTTGAGCTTCTGGATGAAATAGACCGTCCTGAGATGCTCTCTCTGCCGAAAGAAAGATATCAGTATCGGGAATATCTGATAAGGCATGTCGGCTTTGATTATCATGTGGATGTTTCCGGCAGCAGATACTCAGTTCCATACAAGCTCATAAAGAACAAGGTGGATGTATGGCATTCCGCAACAACAGTAGAGATATATCACAAAGGAGACCCTATAGCCATCCATCCTAAATCAAAGAGAGGCTCCACACTCACAGAGCACATGCCGCCGAATCATGTCATGTGGCAGGAGAAGTGGAATCCCACACGTATACTCAACTGGGCAGGCTCTATAGGCTTAGATACCGCAAGGCTCATGAAGAATATCCTTGATTCCAGAAGTCATCCGGCAAACGCTTACAGGACATGCATAGCTATCCTCAGCAGAGCTAAGAACCACGATAAAAATGACTTCAATATGGCATGCAAGAAAGCAGTGGAGATAAGAGCTTATTCCGTGAAGAGCCTTGAATCCATACTTAGCAGTAAAATATATCTTGAGAAAAACGACAAGAACACTGCTCCGCTCAGCAATCATAACAATGTGCGTGGGAGAGACTATTATAAAGAGGAGGACAAATGTCAAAGTTAG
- the istB gene encoding IS21-like element helper ATPase IstB: MSKLEDLIAELKLAGLEAALSRQMENPQYRDLPFEDRLLQLLQAESAERLSRKIKRNMAQVKFKDLNARVEDIDYTIPRGLDKSAMLSLISGEYLHKKQNILITGPTGTGKSFIAQALANMAVRDGLTARYYRLPRLMDEMKLARLDGTYVKGLNKIARYNLLILDDFGINPLTSDDANDLLEVIEDRAGISSVIVTSQLPVDRWYDYLNNDTVADAILDRLLHSSHKIKLKGESIRKIQADNA, encoded by the coding sequence ATGTCAAAGTTAGAAGACCTTATTGCAGAGCTGAAGCTCGCCGGACTGGAGGCGGCTCTTTCCAGACAGATGGAGAATCCGCAGTATCGTGATCTGCCGTTTGAAGACAGGCTGCTTCAGCTACTGCAGGCGGAATCAGCAGAGAGGCTGTCACGGAAGATAAAGAGGAACATGGCACAGGTCAAGTTCAAAGACCTCAATGCAAGAGTTGAGGATATCGACTACACCATACCAAGGGGACTTGATAAGTCGGCTATGCTTTCGCTCATTTCAGGAGAGTATCTGCACAAGAAACAGAATATCCTTATTACAGGTCCTACAGGTACAGGGAAGAGCTTCATTGCTCAGGCTCTTGCCAATATGGCTGTAAGAGATGGGCTTACTGCCAGATACTATCGACTGCCCAGGCTTATGGATGAGATGAAGCTGGCAAGGCTGGATGGTACTTATGTTAAGGGGCTTAATAAAATAGCCAGGTATAATCTGCTCATCCTTGATGACTTTGGTATTAATCCGCTGACCTCCGATGATGCCAACGACCTTCTTGAGGTGATTGAGGATCGTGCGGGTATCAGCAGTGTTATCGTCACCTCGCAACTGCCTGTAGATCGCTGGTATGACTATCTCAACAACGATACTGTGGCTGACGCCATTCTGGACAGGTTGCTTCACAGCAGTCACAAGATCAAACTTAAAGGAGAAAGTATAAGGAAGATTCAGGCGGATAACGCTTGA
- a CDS encoding AAA family ATPase, which translates to MSNMKTFNDFLFTSELKKELKYLLDTPERIPSPLCFYGRPGNGKTSFAEYIAKTLCSEVCYYDMNEYKKNGASSGELLRAVNNYASMATLSDESKPLGKCIILDEWHNATHSQQDAYKVPFETYSQKANVLFILCLNTDWELPIEKALSPAIKSRCHCISFNTRSSQLPELRALVREKYPTLSDIQIATALPDMRVIQRLADMYSA; encoded by the coding sequence ATGAGTAATATGAAGACATTCAACGATTTTCTATTCACTTCAGAACTGAAGAAGGAACTAAAATATCTGCTAGATACCCCAGAGAGGATTCCAAGTCCTCTCTGCTTCTACGGCAGACCAGGCAACGGTAAGACATCTTTTGCTGAATATATCGCAAAAACACTTTGCTCTGAAGTTTGCTACTATGACATGAATGAATACAAAAAGAATGGTGCAAGTAGTGGTGAATTATTGAGAGCCGTTAACAATTATGCGTCTATGGCGACATTAAGTGATGAAAGCAAACCTCTAGGTAAATGTATAATACTCGATGAATGGCACAACGCCACACACTCACAACAAGATGCATATAAAGTGCCTTTTGAAACGTACTCGCAAAAAGCAAATGTACTATTCATACTATGCCTAAACACAGACTGGGAGCTACCCATTGAAAAGGCTCTTAGTCCTGCTATTAAGTCTAGGTGTCACTGTATTTCATTTAATACAAGAAGTTCACAGTTACCGGAACTTAGAGCACTAGTTCGTGAGAAATACCCTACTTTGAGTGACATACAGATAGCTACTGCTTTACCAGACATGCGGGTAATACAGAGACTTGCTGATATGTACTCTGCTTAG
- a CDS encoding phage integrase family protein, translating into MKIIKSLQDGDVALYQRGKYYHCRLKVNNEYIKKSCKTKHLNEAEKFALDKYLEIRYRAEHNLPIESKKFQNVAHIAIRNLQNQLDSGDGKVVYSHYIGCLRRYFIPFFKNKNIDLIGYKEMKEFDEFRRKKIGRVPSASTIKTHTSALNYVFDIAIQHQWILKSQIPHPKNQGRKASRRPHFTKDEYRKLVRNMTEWSKTGHRKTTRDMRVLLRDYVLILAHTGMRCGKESLNLKWNQIEFFKHNGDEYLKFYVDGKTGKRELIAHNNIRTYLERIKDRFEDLKDLSLKECTNSNEYVFRTPDGRIPGNLLRSFEQLLVYCDLLHDKYGDRRMRRVKNLLELRKMEAVGIELKNSFFISVIYS; encoded by the coding sequence GTGAAGATTATCAAGAGTTTACAAGACGGTGACGTAGCTCTTTACCAGAGAGGTAAATACTACCACTGCCGACTGAAAGTGAATAATGAATATATTAAAAAATCATGCAAAACAAAGCATTTAAATGAGGCTGAGAAGTTCGCCTTAGACAAGTACCTTGAGATCAGGTACAGAGCGGAACATAACCTTCCGATTGAGTCTAAAAAATTCCAGAATGTTGCACATATAGCAATCAGGAACTTACAGAACCAACTGGATTCAGGGGACGGCAAGGTCGTCTATTCTCACTACATCGGATGCTTGAGGCGATATTTCATTCCTTTTTTCAAAAACAAAAATATCGACCTGATCGGGTACAAAGAAATGAAAGAGTTTGACGAATTCAGAAGAAAGAAAATAGGTAGAGTCCCATCTGCATCGACTATCAAGACTCACACTTCTGCCCTGAACTATGTCTTTGACATTGCAATTCAGCATCAGTGGATATTGAAGTCACAAATTCCACACCCCAAAAATCAAGGTCGGAAGGCAAGCAGAAGACCGCATTTTACCAAAGATGAGTACAGGAAACTCGTTAGGAACATGACTGAATGGTCTAAGACAGGTCACAGAAAAACAACTAGAGATATGAGAGTGCTACTGAGAGACTATGTACTGATTCTGGCACATACTGGCATGAGGTGTGGTAAGGAAAGTCTAAACCTTAAATGGAATCAAATCGAGTTCTTTAAGCATAATGGTGATGAATATCTCAAGTTCTATGTTGATGGAAAGACAGGTAAAAGAGAACTGATTGCTCACAATAATATAAGAACCTATCTGGAACGGATTAAGGACAGGTTCGAGGATTTGAAAGATTTATCTCTGAAAGAATGTACCAATTCAAATGAGTATGTTTTCAGAACTCCTGACGGTCGGATACCGGGAAATCTGCTTAGAAGTTTTGAACAGCTTCTGGTTTATTGTGACCTGTTACATGACAAGTACGGAGACAGAAGAATGAGACGTGTCAAGAATCTACTGGAATTAAGAAAAATGGAGGCGGTGGGAATCGAATTGAAAAATTCCTTTTTTATATCAGTTATTTATAGTTAA
- a CDS encoding NAD(P)H-dependent oxidoreductase → MKNVLIVYGHSNEQNSLSNKTIIDYVKDLPHITIRNLNEVSKDFKFDIKAEQEALTNADVIVFQFPFHWYSLPAIFKKWLDDVLAFGFAYGPGGDKLAGKKVVLSFTTGAPADSYSVSGSNNYSVTQLLAPIIQSVNFVNMIVSDTVFSNGMLYIPDMVGDKNAIQAKAKAHGEKLAKVLEKL, encoded by the coding sequence ATGAAAAACGTTCTCATAGTTTACGGACACTCAAATGAACAGAACTCGCTTTCCAATAAAACTATTATAGATTATGTAAAGGATCTGCCACATATAACAATAAGAAACCTTAACGAAGTTTCCAAAGATTTCAAATTTGACATAAAGGCAGAACAGGAAGCGCTGACAAACGCAGACGTAATTGTCTTTCAATTTCCGTTCCACTGGTACTCCCTGCCAGCAATTTTTAAGAAATGGCTTGATGATGTGCTGGCATTCGGATTCGCATATGGCCCTGGAGGCGACAAGCTCGCAGGTAAAAAAGTAGTGCTGTCCTTCACAACAGGCGCACCGGCAGACTCATACTCTGTCAGCGGCTCAAACAACTACAGCGTGACACAGCTTCTCGCACCTATCATTCAGTCTGTAAATTTCGTCAATATGATTGTCAGTGATACAGTTTTTTCAAACGGAATGCTTTACATCCCAGACATGGTTGGTGATAAAAACGCTATCCAGGCAAAAGCAAAAGCACACGGCGAAAAACTCGCTAAAGTGCTTGAGAAATTATAA
- the smpB gene encoding SsrA-binding protein SmpB → MKVFAKNKKAFFDYEILETFETGVQLTGTEVKSIKDSRVSLKEAFVKVIGNEVFLVNSHVPEYLQGNRNNHVPTRSRKLLMRRKQIDRLIGKIKEAGLTLVPLKIYQKDRLIKLEIALAKGKKTHDKRQVLKERDLQREMGRELKIK, encoded by the coding sequence ATGAAAGTATTTGCAAAAAACAAAAAAGCTTTTTTTGACTATGAGATACTGGAAACATTTGAAACCGGTGTTCAGTTAACCGGAACAGAAGTGAAGTCTATAAAGGATTCACGAGTCAGCCTGAAAGAGGCATTTGTTAAGGTCATAGGTAATGAAGTGTTCCTTGTGAACTCCCATGTACCCGAATATCTTCAGGGGAACAGGAACAACCATGTGCCGACACGAAGCAGAAAACTACTCATGCGCAGAAAGCAAATTGACAGACTGATAGGGAAGATTAAAGAAGCGGGGCTGACTCTTGTCCCCCTAAAAATATATCAGAAAGACAGACTGATCAAACTCGAAATCGCACTGGCAAAAGGGAAGAAAACCCACGACAAACGCCAGGTTCTTAAAGAAAGAGACCTCCAACGGGAAATGGGTAGAGAACTTAAGATAAAATAA
- a CDS encoding bacteriohemerythrin has protein sequence MAVYNEQFSNGIPFMAASAKRFISELNKLANAMKSGEGRQYVMFTLHYLKDYCETYLALENRIMLKHCFYDESNHTALHAGFKEDVQNLIRRYEECGSEHSIPLAVQQLMAGWLMRHIGKQDKVLSDYLMSMLKKKQT, from the coding sequence ATGGCTGTTTATAACGAACAGTTTTCCAATGGGATACCGTTTATGGCTGCCTCTGCAAAGAGGTTTATTTCAGAGCTGAATAAGCTCGCCAATGCCATGAAAAGCGGAGAGGGACGTCAGTATGTTATGTTTACACTTCATTACCTGAAAGACTACTGTGAAACCTATCTTGCATTGGAAAACAGAATCATGCTTAAGCATTGTTTTTATGACGAATCCAACCATACAGCACTTCATGCAGGGTTCAAAGAGGATGTGCAGAACCTTATCCGTAGATACGAAGAGTGCGGTTCAGAGCACAGTATACCTTTGGCTGTCCAACAGCTAATGGCTGGCTGGCTAATGCGTCACATCGGCAAACAGGACAAAGTGCTCAGTGATTATCTTATGTCTATGCTGAAAAAGAAACAGACCTAA